The Corynebacterium occultum sequence CGCTTCGTGGAGGCCATCGTCTGGCGCACCTATGCCCAGTCCAACCTCACGGACATGGCGGAGACCGCCACCGTGCCGATCGTCAACGCCCTGACCGATGATCTCCACCCCTGCCAGATCCTGGCGGATCTGCAGACCTGTGTGGAAAATATCTGCCCGGAGCAGGGCCCGGCCGGCCTGCGCGGCAAGAAGGCGGTCTACCTCGGTGACGGCGACAACAACATGGCCAACAGCTACATGATCGGTTTCGCCACCGCCGGCATGGACATCTCCATCATCGCCCCGGAAGGTTTCCAGCCGAAGCCGGAGTTCGTGGAACGCGCCCGGCGCCGCGCCCTGGAAACCGGTGTCACCGTCACCGTCAGCGATTCCCTCGATGAGGTCGCAGGTGCCGCAGTGGTCATCACCGACACCTGGGTGTCCATGGGCATGGAGAATGACGGACTGGACCGTCGCACCCCCTTCCTGCCCTACCAGGTCACTGAGGAGGTCATGGCAAGGGCGGGGGAGGAGGCCATCTTCCTGCACTGCCTGCCGGCCTACCGGGGCAATGAAGTCACCGCCGAGGTCATCGACGGCCCGCGTTCCCGGGTCTTTGATGAGGCGGAGAACCGCCTCCACGCACAGAAGGCACTGCTGGTGTGGCTGCTGGAGAACCAGCCCACCACCCAGGCCTGAAGTGCCGCAGACAGAGGAAAGGAATACTTTGCCCCCCATGAGCGGTGATAAGAACCACGGTGCCACTGCACAGGTCACCCGCACCGCGCGGCAGGCCCGCATCCTCTCCGTCCTGGAGAAGACCCGGGTCTACTCCCAGGTACAGCTCTCGGAGCTGTTGCTGGATGAGGGAATCGACATCACCCAGGCCACCCTCTCCCGGGACCTGGATGAGCTGGGTGCGAAGAAGATCCGTCCCGAGGACGGGGGCCGGGCCTTCTATGCGGTCGGCCCCGTCGAGCAGGCCCTGGCGGAGCAGTTGAGTGGGCCCCGGGAGAAGCTCCGCCGCATGCTCGACGACCTGGTGGTCTCGGTGGATCACTCCGGGAGCATCGCGGTGCTGCGAACCCCACCGGGGGCCGCACAATACCTGGCCAGCTTCATCGACCGGGTCGGAATGAACGAGATCGTCGGCTGTATCGCCGGCGATGACACCATCTTCGTCCTGGCCCGTCACCCGATGACCGGCCGGGAGCTGGGGGAACTGCTCAGCAAACGCTAGGCCCCCGCTAGACTGAAACATTGAACAAGACTGGGATTCCCGCTGCCGTGGAATCACCACACCTGATAGGAGACCTACATGACCAACCGCATCGTGCTCGCATACTCCGGCGGCCTCGACACCACCGTCGCCATCCCGTACCTGAAGAAGATGATCGAGGGCGAAGTTATCGCCGTCTCCCTGGACCTGGGCCAGGGTGGCGAGGACATGGAGTCCGTGCGCCAGCGCGCCATCGATGCCGGCGCCGCCGAGTCCATCGTCATTGACGCCAAGGATGAGTTCGCCGAGGAGTACTGCCTGCCGACCATCAAGGCCAACGGCATGTACATGAAGCAGTACCCCCTGGTCTCCGCCATCTCCCGGCCGCTGATCGTCAAGCACCTCGTGGAGGCCGGCAAGCAGTTCGGCGGCACCCACGTCGCCCACGGCTGCACCGGCAAGGGCAATGACCAGGTCCGCTTCGAGGTCGGTTTCATGGACACCGACCCGGACCTGAAGATCATCGCCCCGGCACGTGACTTCGCCTGGACCCGGGACAAGGCCATCGCCTTCGCTGAGGAGAACAACGTTCCGATCGAGCAGTCCGTCAAGTCCCCCTTCTCCATCGACCAGAACGTCTGGGGCCGCGCCATCGAGACCGGTTACCTCGAGGACCTGTGGAACGCCCCGACCAAGGACATCTACGCCTACACCGAGGATCCGGCCCTGGGCAACGCCCCCGATGAGCTGATCATCTCCTTCGAGGCCGGTAAGCCGGTCGCCATCGACGGCCGTCCCGTCACCGTCCTGCAGGCCATCGAGGAGCTCAACCGTCGCGCCGGCGCCCAGGGTGTGGGCCGCCTGGACATGGTCGAGGACCGCCTGGTGGGCATCAAGTCCCGCGAGATCTACGAGGCACCGGGTGCGCTGACCCTGATCAAGGCCCACGAGGCCCTGGAGGATGTCACCATCGAGCGTGAGCTGGCGCGCTACAAGCGCGGCATCGACGCCCGCTGGTCCGAGGAGGTCTACGACGGTCTGTGGTTCGGCCCGCTGAAGCGCTCCCTGGATGCCTTCATCGACTCCACCCAGGAGCATGTCACCGGTGATATCCGCCTGGTGCTGCACGCCGGTGCGATCACCGTCAACGGACGTCGTTCCAGCCACTCCCTCTACGACTTCAACCTGGCCACCTACGACACCGGTGACACCTTCGACCAGACCCTGGCCAAGGGCTTCGTCGAACTGCACGGGCTGTCCTCCAAGATCGCCAACAAGCGCGACCGCGACGCCAACTAAGCACTTCGTAGAGATAGGAAGGGGAGTACCCAGATGGAAAAGCACGGAACCAATGAAGGTGCCCTGTGGGGTGGCCGATTCTCCGGTGGCCCTTCGGAGGCGATGTTCGCACTGAGTGTGTCCACCCACTTCGACTGGGTGCTCGCCCCCTATGATGTGCTGGCCTCCAAGGCGCACGCCAAGGTCCTGCACTCAGCCCAGCTGCTCAGCGACGCCGATCTGGAGACCATGCTCAATGGTCTGGATGAGCTGGGTGCCAAGGTCGCCAGCGGGGAGTTCCGCCCCCTGCCCAGCGATGAGGATGTCCACGGTGCAATGGAACGTGGTCTGATCGACGTCGTCGGCCCTGAGGTCGGCGGCCGTCTGCGCGCGGGACGTTCCCGCAATGACCAGGTGGCCACCCTCTTCCGCATGTGGGTGCGCGATGCCATCCGAGACACCGCACTCGGTGTCAGTGAGCTTGTCGACGCCCTCGTCGCACAGGCGGAGGCCCACCCGGATGCGATCATGCCGGGCAAGACCCACTTCCAGGCGGCCCAGCCGGTGCTGCTGGCACACCAGCTGCTGGCCCACGCACACCCCCTGCTGCGTGATATCGACCGTCTGAAGGACCTGGATAAGCGACTGGCGATCTCACCCTATGGCTCCGGTGCCCTGGCCGGTTCCTCGCTGGCTCTGAACCCGGAGGCCATTGCCGAGGAGCTCGGCTTCGATGCCGCGGCCGACAACTCCCTCGACGCCACCTCATCGCGGGACTTCGCCTCTGAGGCTGCTTTCGTGCTGGCCCAGATCGCGGTCGACATGTCGCGGCTCTCCGAGGAAGTCATCGCCTGGTGCACCCCGGAGTTCAACTACGTCACCCTGGCCGACCAGTGGTCGACCGGCAGCTCGATCATGCCGCAGAAGAAGAACCCGGACATCCCGGAGCTGACCCGTGGCAAGACCGGCCGACTGATCGGCAACCTGGCTGGCCTCATGGCCACGCTCAAGGCGCTGCCGCTGGCCTATAACCGTGACCTGCAGGAGGATAAGGAGCCCATCGTCGATTCGGTGGCCCAGCTGCGGCTGCTGCTGCCGGCGATGACCGGACTGGTCTCCACCCTGCGCTTCAATGAAACGCGGATGCGGGAGCTGGCCCCGGCCGGTTTCACCCTGGCCACTGATCTGGCGGAGTGGATGGTCCGGCAGGGAGTGCCCTTCCGCGAGGCCCATGAGGCCTCGGGTGCCTGCGTGCGCATCGCCGAGCAGCGCGGCGTGGGCCTGGTGGACCTCAGCGATGAGGAGCTCGCGGGCGTCGATAAGCGACTGACCCCGGAGGTACGTGATGTCCTGACCATTGATGGTGCCGTGGCATCCCGTTCCACCAAGGGCGGCACCGCCGGTGTGCGGGTGACCGAGCAGCGGGAACGGGTGGCGGCAGCTTCGGCTGCAGCCAAGGAGTGGGCGAACACCCCGGTGCGCGCCAACTAATCAGAACTGAAGCATGAGAACCGGGGGTGGCGAGCACGATCCACCCCCGGTTTTCTCCTGTTGCGGGGCTCTCAGTCCTGGTCTTCCCCTCTTCGGCTCCGGCCGACCATTGATTCGCTGAAGCTGCCACACAGTGAAAGCGAGGAAATCCGCACCGCCATCGGGGAGAACAATGTCCGCGCCCTGGCGAACCACCGTGACATGCTCCGCCTGACTTCCTGGCCGGGACAGGGTCTCGATCAGCCGGGTTCCGGCCGCCAGGTAAGATGAGCCACCATGAGTCTTGATCCGAAATTGCTGGATGTCCTCGCCTGTCCCAAGGACAAGGGCCCGCTGGAGTATCTGGAAGATGAGCAGGTCCTGGTGAATAAGCGACTGAAGCTCGCCTATCGCATCGACGATGGGATCCCGGTGCTGCTCATCGACGAAGCCACCCCCTGGCCCAAGCCCTAAGCGCGCTTATCGACGCCCACCCCTCCCCGGGGATGCGGTGAAGATCCACATTTCCCTCGAAGACCCCATCATTCCCATAAGGAACATCCCCACCATGAACATCATTGAAGAACTCCAGTGGCGCGGCCTGATCAACCAGTCCACCGACCTCGAAGCACTACGCAAGGCCACCGAGGAAGGAACGATCACCCTCTACTGCGGTTTTGACCCGACCGGCCCCTCCCTCCACGCCGGCCACCTGGTTCCGCTGCTGATGCTGGCCCGTTTCCAGCAGGCTGGCCACCGGCCCCTGGTTCTGGCGGGTGGCGCCACCGGCATGATCGGTGATCCCCGTGATGTCGGGGAGCGCAGCATGAATGACGCCGACACCGTGAAGGACTGGGCTGGCCGTATCTCCGGGCAGCTGCAGCGCTTCGTTTCCTTCAAGGGTGAGAACTCCGCCGAACTGGTCAACAACAATGACTGGACCAAGGATCTCTCGGTGATCACCTTCCTGCGTGACATCGGCAAGCACTTCCCCCTGAACACCATGCTCGGCCGTGACACCGTCAAACGTCGCCTCGAGAATGACGGCATCTCCTACACCGAGTTCTCCTACATGCTGCTGCAGGCCAACGATTATGTGCAGCTGCACGACAACTACAACTGCGTGCTGCAGGTCGGCGGGGGTGACCAGTGGGGCAACCTGGTTGCCGGTGTCGACCTGGTCCGTCGCGTCCGTGGTGAATCCGTCCACGCGCTGACCGTTCCGCTGGTCACTGACTCCGAGGGCAAGAAGTTCGGCAAGTCCACCGGTGGGGGCAGCCTCTGGCTGGATCCTGAGATGACCAGCCCGTACACCTGGTACCAGTACTTCATCAACACCGGTGATGCCGATGTCATCCGTTACCTGCGCTGGTTCACCTTCCTTTCCCGCGAAGAACTCGCCGAGCTGGAGGTCGAGGTCGCCGAGCGTCCCTTCAAGCGGGAGGCCCAGAAGCGACTGGCCCGCGAGATGACCAACCTGGTTCATGGTGAAGATGCCACCCAGGCAGTTGAACTCGCCTCCCAGGCACTCTTCGGTCGGGCCGAGCTGGCAGACCTGGATGAAGCGACCCTGGCTTCCGCTGTTTCCGAGACTGAGATCGTCGAGCTCAACAGCGGCGATGAGCGCAGCATCGTTGACCTGCTGGTGGCTGCTGGGCTGAGCAAGTCCAAGGGTGAGGCACGCCG is a genomic window containing:
- a CDS encoding argininosuccinate synthase, whose product is MTNRIVLAYSGGLDTTVAIPYLKKMIEGEVIAVSLDLGQGGEDMESVRQRAIDAGAAESIVIDAKDEFAEEYCLPTIKANGMYMKQYPLVSAISRPLIVKHLVEAGKQFGGTHVAHGCTGKGNDQVRFEVGFMDTDPDLKIIAPARDFAWTRDKAIAFAEENNVPIEQSVKSPFSIDQNVWGRAIETGYLEDLWNAPTKDIYAYTEDPALGNAPDELIISFEAGKPVAIDGRPVTVLQAIEELNRRAGAQGVGRLDMVEDRLVGIKSREIYEAPGALTLIKAHEALEDVTIERELARYKRGIDARWSEEVYDGLWFGPLKRSLDAFIDSTQEHVTGDIRLVLHAGAITVNGRRSSHSLYDFNLATYDTGDTFDQTLAKGFVELHGLSSKIANKRDRDAN
- a CDS encoding arginine repressor; this translates as MSGDKNHGATAQVTRTARQARILSVLEKTRVYSQVQLSELLLDEGIDITQATLSRDLDELGAKKIRPEDGGRAFYAVGPVEQALAEQLSGPREKLRRMLDDLVVSVDHSGSIAVLRTPPGAAQYLASFIDRVGMNEIVGCIAGDDTIFVLARHPMTGRELGELLSKR
- a CDS encoding Trm112 family protein, which translates into the protein MSLDPKLLDVLACPKDKGPLEYLEDEQVLVNKRLKLAYRIDDGIPVLLIDEATPWPKP
- the tyrS gene encoding tyrosine--tRNA ligase encodes the protein MNIIEELQWRGLINQSTDLEALRKATEEGTITLYCGFDPTGPSLHAGHLVPLLMLARFQQAGHRPLVLAGGATGMIGDPRDVGERSMNDADTVKDWAGRISGQLQRFVSFKGENSAELVNNNDWTKDLSVITFLRDIGKHFPLNTMLGRDTVKRRLENDGISYTEFSYMLLQANDYVQLHDNYNCVLQVGGGDQWGNLVAGVDLVRRVRGESVHALTVPLVTDSEGKKFGKSTGGGSLWLDPEMTSPYTWYQYFINTGDADVIRYLRWFTFLSREELAELEVEVAERPFKREAQKRLAREMTNLVHGEDATQAVELASQALFGRAELADLDEATLASAVSETEIVELNSGDERSIVDLLVAAGLSKSKGEARRAVKEGGAYVNNARIEDESWEPAASDLLHDKWLVLRRGKKNFAGVKVNG
- the argH gene encoding argininosuccinate lyase, giving the protein MEKHGTNEGALWGGRFSGGPSEAMFALSVSTHFDWVLAPYDVLASKAHAKVLHSAQLLSDADLETMLNGLDELGAKVASGEFRPLPSDEDVHGAMERGLIDVVGPEVGGRLRAGRSRNDQVATLFRMWVRDAIRDTALGVSELVDALVAQAEAHPDAIMPGKTHFQAAQPVLLAHQLLAHAHPLLRDIDRLKDLDKRLAISPYGSGALAGSSLALNPEAIAEELGFDAAADNSLDATSSRDFASEAAFVLAQIAVDMSRLSEEVIAWCTPEFNYVTLADQWSTGSSIMPQKKNPDIPELTRGKTGRLIGNLAGLMATLKALPLAYNRDLQEDKEPIVDSVAQLRLLLPAMTGLVSTLRFNETRMRELAPAGFTLATDLAEWMVRQGVPFREAHEASGACVRIAEQRGVGLVDLSDEELAGVDKRLTPEVRDVLTIDGAVASRSTKGGTAGVRVTEQRERVAAASAAAKEWANTPVRAN
- the argF gene encoding ornithine carbamoyltransferase, translated to MSTPPVRHFLADDDLSPAEQAEVLQLAAELKQAPLSRRPLEGPLSVAVLFDKTSTRTRFSFDAGIAHLGGHAIVVDSGSSQMGKGESYQDTGAVLSRFVEAIVWRTYAQSNLTDMAETATVPIVNALTDDLHPCQILADLQTCVENICPEQGPAGLRGKKAVYLGDGDNNMANSYMIGFATAGMDISIIAPEGFQPKPEFVERARRRALETGVTVTVSDSLDEVAGAAVVITDTWVSMGMENDGLDRRTPFLPYQVTEEVMARAGEEAIFLHCLPAYRGNEVTAEVIDGPRSRVFDEAENRLHAQKALLVWLLENQPTTQA